The genomic window ACGGGGTTAAGGCTACAATTATGTATACAAATGCACCGCCAAGACTTACAGATGATTATAAAGTGACGTTGCCAGCAGCTGGAGCTCCATCTACAGCTTATGGCTATATTGCGGTAAATCTAGTAAACGCGCCTACAAACTCGCAATTGTGCAATTATTTATTAAATGAAATTAATAGTGCATCAGCAGCAAAAGTAAACAGAGTACAATTTACTTTCTTTAATAATCGTACTGTAGACATCATGTACAGTTTTACAGGAGGAAAAGCAACCGTATATCATAGAGCAACTGTTACCGAAGATGCTGTTAATAAAACTATTATTCTAAAACATTCATTATGGCATAACGGAACTGCAGTGATTGCAGCAGATCCTTTGGTTAAAAATCTTGATGACAAATTGATGGATCCTAAAGGTTTATATGTTACTAGAGAAAACTTCAGAATAAGTTTCTCTAACACAATCTACACTTTTGCCGGTGCATCAAGCAGTTTTAGAATTACTACATATGCGTTCCAATAATTAGTTAAGAATAATTTTTATTTCAGAAAGCAGCTCATTTTTTGAGCTGCTTTTACCAAACATAATTTCTGAATTAAACAATCTAACTTTTATTAATGAATATTATGATAAAAAAAATATTGACACCAGCGACTATTGCAATTTTCTTATGGGGGACTATTCTTTTACTTATAAATCAATATTACTACGAATACGTTCGCTACTATTTGTATATCTCCATACTTGTGATTTTCCCTTTTATGATTTGGAATCTTATCAAACAATGGAAAAAGGATAAAGCAGAAGAAACAAAAGAATTTAGATCTTCGATTTTCAGAATGCTAATTATGGCGGTAGTCATGATTCTTATATTTTATGTGACGAAACAAAATCACATTTAAACTTTTTAGTTCTGTTTTTTATCAAACATAATTTCTGAATTAAACAATCTAACTTTTCATTATATAGATAGTATGGTTAAAAAAATATTGACACCAGCAACAATTGCAATATTCTTTTGGGGAATAGGTCTTTTGATTATAAATGAATATTACTATGAATACTTAAGGCCTTATTTATATGTATCTATAATAGTCGCGATTGGCTGTATAGTCATTGATAAAATTAAGGAGAATAGAGAAGAAAAAGAAGAATAGAATCAAGCAATGCAAAATCGCATTTAAACGTTTTTAGTTTTGTTTTTTTATTTTGGGGGGAACAGCTCATTTTTATGAGCTGTTTTTTTTGTTTTAGCAGCATCTAAAATTCTTAAGCCAATTTTTGGATTACAAATTTTATTAAATGCTCAAATAATCTATATTTGTAATTCAAAAAATAAAACGAATACCTTAATATGAAATTACTAGAAGGAAAAGTTGCAATTATTACTGGTGCAAGCCGTGGAATTGGAAAAGGAATTGCTGAAGTTTTTGCTAAACATGGAGCAAACGTTGCTTTTACATACAGCTCATCTGCAGCATCTGCAGAAGCTTTAGAAGCAGAATTAAATAGTTTAGGAGTTAAAGCAAAAGGATACCAATCTAACGCAGCAGATTTTAACGAAGCTCAAACCTTTGTTGATGCTGTTTTAGCAGATTTTGGAACTGTAGATATCTTAATCAACAATGCCGGAATTACAAAAGACAACCTATTAATGCGTATGTCTGAGGCAGATTTTGACCAAGTAATTGATGTAAACTTGAAGTCGGTTTTTAATATGACAAAAGCGATTCAGAAAACTTTCTTGAAACAAAGAGCAGGATCTATCATTAATATTAGTTCTGTTGTTGGAGTTTCTGGAAACGCAGGTCAAACAAACTACGCAGCTTCTAAAGCTGGTGCAATCGGATTTACTAAATCTGTAGCTCTTGAGTTAGGTTCTCGTAACATTCGTTGCAATGCAATTGCTCCAGGTTTTATCGAAACTGAAATGACTGCAAAATTAAGCGAAGATGTAGTAAAAGGATGGAGAGAAGGTATTCCGTTGAAACGCGGAGGAACTCCTGAAGATGTAGCAAATGCTTGTTTATTCCTTGCTTCTGACATGAGCGGATACATTACAGGACAAGTTCTTAATGTTTGCGGAGGAATGCTTACTTAATAAGTTGATTGTTGATGGTTTGTTGTTTATAGTTCACAACCATAAACTTTAAACTAAAAACCATAAACTAAAAACAAATATGACGACAAACACGATTCTTTTATTATTGCTTTCTTTAGTAATTGCTGGTGGTTTATCGTACTTTCAATATTTTTTCAAAGCCAAAAGTAAATCCAATGTGATGATACTTTTGGCTTTTTTACGTTTTTTAGCCATTTTCGGATTATTGGTATTATTGATTAATCCGATCATTTCTAAAAACTCATTAGAGATTACCAAAACGCCTTTGGCAATTGTGGTAGACAATTCTAGTTCTATTGCTGCTTTAAAATCAGATAAAAAAGCAGTCGAATTATATCAAAAACTAGTTTCAAATCCAGCTTTAAAAGAGAAGTTCGAAATTCAGTCTTATCAGTTTGATAACGATTTTAGAACTTCAGATAAATTTGATTTTAAAGGAAATCAAACCAATTTAGACGAAGCGGCAAAGAGTTTAAAAAGCATCAACAAAAATCTGATTTTTCCAACCGTAATTATTACAGACGGAAATCAAACTACAGGAAACGACTATGTGTATAGATTCGATCCTGTCAATAAAGTTTATCCTTTGGTTGTGGGAGATACAACCACTTTTTTTGATTTAAAAATCAATCAGCTTAACGTAAACAAATACGCTTTTCATAAAAATAAATTTCCTGTTGAAGTTTTTCTGCAATACGCCGGCGACAAAACTGCCAATGCAGAATTTACCATTTCACAAGGAAATACGGTTGTAGCAAAAGAAAAACTTTCGTTTTCACCATCAAAAAAAACAGCTTCTTTAAACTTGCTATTGCCAGCAGATAAAGTTGGATTGCAGATTTATAAAGCCAGTATTCAATCTTCGGCAAAAGAAAAAAACAGTTACAACAATATCAAAAATTTTGCAGTTGAAATTATTGACCAGAAATCAACAATTGCTATTGTTTCGGCTATAAATCATCCGGATATTGCCTCTTTAAAACGTTCGATCGAGGTTAATGCACAGCGTAAAGTGATATTAGTTAAACCAAATCAAATTAACGACTTACAAGATGCTTCTGTTTTGGTTTTGTATCAGCCAACAACGGCTTTCAAACCGATATTTGACAACAATAAATTAAAAGGAACAAATACCTTTATTATAACAGGAAACAATACCGATTTCAATTTTCTAAATCAGCAGCAAAACAATCTGATTTTTAAAATGAGTAATCAGCGAGAAGATTTTCTTAATGAATTCCATTCTGATTTTAATCTGTTTGCAATTGACGATATTGGTTTTGAAAATTTTCCACCTTTACAAAATCCGTTCGGAAATATAAGTACAAACGGAAACGTGTCTGTTTTGCTTTCGTCAAAAATTAGAAACGTTTCTACAAATGCTCCATTATTGGCTTTCGCCGAAAATCAAGGAAAAAGAACCGCTTTTCTTTTAGGAGAAAATAGCTGGAAATGGCGTTTACAAAGTCATGTTGACAATCAGTCATTTGAAAAGTATGATGTTTTTATTGATAAAATAGTTCAATATTTAGCATCATCGACTTCAAAGAAATCTTTAGTGGTAACGCACGAAAGTTTTTATAATTCTGGAGAAGAAATTATCATCAACGCGCAATATTTCAATAAAAATTATGAGTTTGACGAAAAAGCCAGACTTACAATCAGTGTTGTAAATGCAGCCACCAAACAAACTAAAAATTATGATTTACTAAAAGGAAGTAATTCTTTCTCAGCTAATTTGGAAGGGCTTCCAGCAGGAAAATATAACTTTACAGTAAAAGAATTAAATTCAAATACTTCATACGCAAGTCATTTTGAAATTTTAGATTTTGATATTGAGAAACAATTCGTAAATCCTGATGTAATTAAATTGCAGCAATTAGCTCAGCAGACTGGCGGAAAAGCGTTCTTCGAAAATCAATCTGATCATTTGATTAATATGCTTTTAGAGAGTAAAGAATACAAATCAATTGAGAAAAACATCTCAAGTAAAACTCCAATTATTGATTGGGTTTGGTTATTGATTTTGATTGTTGCTTTATTAACAATTGAATGGTTCGTTAGAAAGTATAATGGGCTTTTATAATTCATCATGTAAAGTCCCTATGGGACAAATGTGGTCAATATCTTAAGAGCTGTTACCGTTATTGAATCTCTACGAGATTTTTATCTTTAGAATTTTGCTAATTATTTTGCTGAACAAAAACTGTTTTATGAATTTCAATATGATAAAATAAAGATTGTTTATAATAATATTTATGAAACAAAAACTCCGTTAGGAGTTTAAGATCGGTAGAAAAAACGACCACAAAGTAAAATTGTCCCGTAGGGACTATACAATAAGGTTGCATAATAAAAAAAAAAGGTTGAATTGAGACGAAGGTTCAAAGTTTTTCAATAACTTGAAACTTTAAACATGAAACAAAACAAACAATAGTTATGGACTTCAGGCTAAAAGTTTTTTACACCGTTGCGCTCCGCCTTAATTTTACTAAAGCGGCAACAGAATTGTATATTACGCAGCCAGCAGTTTCCAAACATATCCAAGAACTAGAAGAAACGTATAAAACCAAACTTTTTGAACGAAACGGTTCTAAAATCGCTTTAACTCCCGCAGGAAAAATTCTTCTAAAATATACTAAAAGTATTTTTGATATTTACCGCGAAATAGATTTTGAAATGAGTTCGTTTAATGCAGAACGTCAAGGTTTGCTTAGGTTAGGAGCGAGCACAACTATTTCGCAATATATTATTTCTCCAGTTTTGGCTAGTTTTCATCAAAAACAAAAAGATATAAAAGTCAATTTACTGAATGGAAATACAGAACAAATTGAAAACGCCTTAATCAATAAAGAAATCGAAATTGGAATTGTAGAAGGGCATTCTAAAAATCAATCGATAAAATACATTCCGTTTTTAAAAGACGAATTGGTTTTGGTTTGCAATAGCAAAAATCCTTTTGTCAAGAAAAACGAAATTTCGGTAAGCGATTTAAAATCAATGAAATTCATAACTCGAGAACGTGGATCTGGAACACTTGAAGTTATAG from Flavobacterium sp. KACC 22763 includes these protein-coding regions:
- the fabG gene encoding 3-oxoacyl-[acyl-carrier-protein] reductase — protein: MKLLEGKVAIITGASRGIGKGIAEVFAKHGANVAFTYSSSAASAEALEAELNSLGVKAKGYQSNAADFNEAQTFVDAVLADFGTVDILINNAGITKDNLLMRMSEADFDQVIDVNLKSVFNMTKAIQKTFLKQRAGSIINISSVVGVSGNAGQTNYAASKAGAIGFTKSVALELGSRNIRCNAIAPGFIETEMTAKLSEDVVKGWREGIPLKRGGTPEDVANACLFLASDMSGYITGQVLNVCGGMLT
- a CDS encoding LysR family transcriptional regulator; translation: MDFRLKVFYTVALRLNFTKAATELYITQPAVSKHIQELEETYKTKLFERNGSKIALTPAGKILLKYTKSIFDIYREIDFEMSSFNAERQGLLRLGASTTISQYIISPVLASFHQKQKDIKVNLLNGNTEQIENALINKEIEIGIVEGHSKNQSIKYIPFLKDELVLVCNSKNPFVKKNEISVSDLKSMKFITRERGSGTLEVIEFALKKAGLKFSDLQIEMQLGSTESIKSYLLNSDCFAFMSIHAVSKELKNKELIVLDVEKLSIERYFYIATLQGKSDSLSELFIQNLANHYNLKL